The Methanomicrobiales archaeon HGW-Methanomicrobiales-1 genome includes a region encoding these proteins:
- a CDS encoding cation transporter: MEQLLIVNILLVCIFIVVLVLPFKVRKIEENLEVFLFICGTAALTAASFAAVNGETFGWTTTIVLEALSAPIMITTVAGIPVGIVQIVLIMGLIIYFAHTQIKIAIQAIVDRIPLSVIVFFLICGLGIISSVISAILAAIILVEIVCALPLGRQEKIGVTVISCFSIGLGAALTPLGEPLSTIAVSKLIGDPYHAGFTFLFNLLGIYIIPGILALGVLGVVYLRRQGAGDEGLECNLVRESIRDVVIRAGKVYLFIMALVFLGEGFKPLILEYIIQIPSEGLYWVNIVSAVLDNATLAAAEIGPQLTLIQIKSALMGLLIAGGMLIPGNIPNIIAAGKMGITSKEWARYGLPLGFALMLVFFVILFVPAYLGIA; this comes from the coding sequence ATGGAACAGCTCTTAATCGTCAATATCCTGCTTGTTTGTATTTTCATCGTCGTACTGGTGCTGCCGTTCAAAGTCAGAAAAATAGAGGAAAATCTTGAGGTCTTCCTGTTCATCTGCGGAACTGCGGCCCTGACTGCGGCCAGTTTTGCCGCAGTGAACGGGGAAACCTTCGGGTGGACAACGACAATCGTTCTCGAGGCACTTTCCGCTCCGATCATGATCACGACAGTTGCCGGTATCCCTGTCGGCATTGTCCAGATCGTGCTCATCATGGGATTGATCATTTATTTTGCCCACACGCAGATCAAGATCGCAATCCAGGCGATAGTAGACCGGATCCCCCTTTCTGTCATCGTCTTCTTCCTGATCTGCGGTCTTGGGATCATTTCCAGTGTGATCTCGGCAATTCTTGCTGCCATCATTCTTGTTGAAATTGTCTGCGCACTCCCGCTCGGGCGGCAGGAAAAGATCGGCGTTACCGTGATCTCCTGTTTTTCCATTGGCCTGGGAGCCGCCCTTACCCCGCTCGGAGAGCCGCTCTCCACGATCGCAGTCTCAAAACTGATCGGTGATCCGTACCATGCGGGTTTTACGTTCCTTTTCAATCTGCTGGGGATCTATATCATCCCCGGTATCCTTGCACTTGGGGTTCTCGGGGTGGTTTACTTACGGCGACAGGGAGCCGGCGATGAAGGACTTGAGTGTAACCTTGTCCGCGAGAGTATCCGCGACGTTGTAATCCGCGCAGGAAAAGTCTACCTGTTCATCATGGCCCTCGTCTTTTTAGGCGAGGGATTCAAGCCGCTCATCCTTGAGTATATCATCCAGATCCCGTCAGAGGGCCTTTACTGGGTGAACATCGTGTCTGCGGTGCTCGACAATGCAACCCTTGCAGCCGCAGAGATCGGACCGCAACTCACCCTGATCCAGATTAAAAGCGCGTTAATGGGATTACTTATCGCAGGAGGCATGTTGATCCCCGGTAACATCCCCAATATTATTGCAGCAGGCAAAATGGGCATTACCAGCAAAGAATGGGCGAGATACGGTTTACCCCTTGGTTTTGCCCTGATGTTGGTCTTCTTTGTAATTCTTTTCGTGCCGGCATATCTCGGCATTGCATAA
- a CDS encoding DUF1015 domain-containing protein, producing MVKIYRFSGVRPTRECAQAIAAVPYDVVTANEARRIIEKKPESFLRVSRPDAELPGIDPHDDKVYERAHENFAALQESGKIQKDPEPGMYAYRVKQDGDTFLGLCCCLDVDDYRQNHIRRHEQTRYDKEEDRTRHIEAVKAHNGPVVLLFRNSGDIYSLINAQVSGGAVPDAEVRTDDGDIHQIFRITDPTILARFEQHFAGLPSLYIADGHHRAKAAVNVADRRIAAKVPCDEETFRFMGVMFAHDKVKIHGYSRLLMDLGTYTQDTFLDALKKYFDVEPYGRVDGRGFNIKPKCKKPERYHVVHMYLGGQWYECTRLLEKNAAPLDALDVAVLQTWVLEGMLGITDPRGDARLQYLGGARPVADLERLVDNGEYRLAFAMQPVRVETVLSIADAGGVMPPKSTWFEPKLLSGLVVHTFE from the coding sequence ATGGTAAAGATCTATCGTTTTTCCGGGGTGCGCCCCACCCGTGAATGTGCGCAGGCAATCGCTGCCGTTCCGTATGATGTCGTGACTGCAAATGAAGCCCGCAGGATCATTGAGAAAAAACCCGAGAGTTTCCTGCGCGTGAGCAGGCCGGATGCGGAACTGCCCGGCATCGACCCCCACGATGACAAGGTATACGAGCGGGCGCACGAGAACTTTGCAGCACTCCAGGAATCAGGAAAGATCCAAAAGGATCCCGAGCCGGGCATGTACGCCTACCGGGTGAAACAGGACGGGGATACGTTCCTTGGCCTCTGCTGCTGTCTTGATGTTGACGATTACCGGCAGAACCATATCCGCAGGCACGAGCAGACCCGGTACGACAAGGAAGAGGACCGGACCCGGCACATTGAAGCCGTAAAGGCGCACAACGGGCCGGTAGTACTCCTGTTCCGGAACAGCGGGGACATCTATTCGCTCATCAATGCACAGGTTTCCGGAGGCGCGGTTCCCGATGCAGAGGTGCGGACCGATGATGGAGATATTCACCAGATCTTCCGTATCACGGACCCGACCATCCTTGCCCGGTTCGAACAGCACTTCGCAGGCCTACCCTCACTCTATATCGCTGACGGGCACCACCGGGCAAAGGCGGCAGTAAACGTGGCTGACCGCAGGATCGCAGCAAAGGTCCCCTGCGATGAAGAAACTTTCCGGTTCATGGGGGTCATGTTTGCCCACGACAAGGTAAAGATCCATGGCTACAGCCGGTTGCTCATGGATCTGGGCACGTACACACAGGACACCTTCCTTGACGCTTTGAAAAAATATTTTGATGTCGAGCCGTACGGCAGGGTGGACGGACGCGGATTCAACATAAAACCAAAGTGCAAGAAACCGGAACGCTACCACGTTGTGCACATGTATCTTGGGGGCCAGTGGTATGAGTGCACGCGCCTGCTGGAGAAGAATGCGGCACCATTAGATGCCCTTGACGTGGCTGTGCTCCAGACGTGGGTGCTGGAAGGCATGCTCGGGATCACCGATCCCCGTGGCGATGCCCGGCTCCAGTATCTCGGGGGTGCCCGGCCGGTTGCCGATCTGGAACGGCTTGTCGACAACGGGGAATACCGGCTCGCGTTTGCCATGCAGCCGGTCCGGGTCGAGACCGTACTGTCCATTGCCGATGCCGGAGGCGTCATGCCCCCCAAGTCCACGTGGTTCGAGCCCAAACTCTTGAGCGGGCTTGTGGTTCACACGTTCGAGTGA
- the polC gene encoding DNA polymerase II large subunit: MLVLSPAMEAYEKSLLDGLHHAIAIAKEARSRGLDPSLDVEIPIASDLADRVEALLGIKGVAVRIRELEAQMSREEIALRIGDDFVARKFGETSVNEILDHSIRVAMALLTEGVVAAPTEGIAKIELGKNDDGSQYLMIFYAGPIRSAGGTAQALSVLVGDYVRQKLGINRYIPREVEVERYIEEIRQYNSIMNLQYLPSEAEIRLIIENCPVCIDGEATEQEEVSGHRNLERVETNTVRGGMALVIGEGIAGKARKLKSRVEKMQMQGWDWLDKLIAGASKSGDEEKFVGVKPLDKYLRDLIGGRPVFAYPMRKGGFRLRYGRSRNTGFATAGFHPSTLYVLGEFLATGTQMKTERPGKACGVVPVDSIEGPTVRLTSGDVLRIDDEATAKRLQPVIERILDVGEILISYGEFLENNHPLVPSGYCDEWWLLDSEPGTKSPKDEGEALAFARAGGYLHPAYTWFWDDITMDQIRTLADAVAGTGKIVDDNLQLPLEPVTKDILETLLIPHIVRDGYVKIQLYPAFIACLGLDESLKKRGVVWDNATDTNQLDLVKHLSGFKMRSRSGTRIGGRMGRPGKSKPRKMNPPPHVLFPLGDTGGARRSFQSASTHIEQMDQNDTEIGIQKESGIIEIEVGRRRCSQCGEITYLNRCDKCGGHTVAVFTCTKCGRETDLPRCPACDGQATCSQRIKLDVKGEYAKVMARLGMKTDAVALVKGVKGMISKEKSVEAMEKGVLRGIQNIWVFKDGTTRFDMIDLPLTHIRPDEVRVPVEKLRSLGYTKDTHGYDLQNGKQVVELHAQDLLVSDSCAEYMVSVAKFMDDLLVKVYGLPPFYNIEKPDDLVGHLVIGLAPHTSAGVLARIIGFTRADVGYAHPFFHAAKRRNCFFGDTMIEVYDGKLWARHPIRKFVLENFDVSRPGLDQLGTYYSDPARPYFTRAIDTNGVMHIRKVTTVSIHRSPATLLRITTALGKDIAVTPDHAMLVWDTAYLRKIRALELKVGDALPVLEGMNVISDRIRAIDIVPAPEERVYCLTVADDHTLVANGIFTGQCDGDEDCIMLLLDGLINFSRSFLPQNRGGSMDAPLVLTSRIDPAQIDKEALNVDVCDHYPIEVYTGALNYIEPKTIVKLIDRVENRIGTPAQLEGFQFTHDTSDISSGPIESMYTQLKSMTDKLEAELVLAEKIRAVDADDVAERVLNTHFIRDLMGNLSAFSKQKCRCTKCNTSYRRMPLSGKCVKFKGKHPCNGNIIATVHEGSVKKYLEMSREICRKYKVSEYTKQRVEVIDLAIQSTFGEEKEQQLGLADFM; this comes from the coding sequence ATGTTAGTGCTCTCGCCCGCGATGGAGGCGTATGAAAAGTCCCTCCTGGATGGTCTGCATCACGCGATAGCGATTGCAAAGGAAGCCCGTTCCCGGGGCCTCGACCCCTCTCTCGATGTCGAGATCCCCATTGCAAGCGATCTTGCCGACCGGGTGGAAGCCCTGCTCGGGATCAAGGGCGTTGCGGTGCGGATCCGTGAACTCGAAGCCCAGATGTCGCGTGAAGAGATTGCACTCCGTATCGGTGACGATTTTGTTGCCCGAAAGTTTGGCGAGACTTCGGTGAATGAAATCCTTGACCACTCCATCCGCGTGGCGATGGCCCTGCTCACGGAAGGTGTCGTGGCAGCACCGACAGAAGGTATTGCAAAGATCGAGCTCGGCAAGAACGACGACGGCAGCCAGTACCTGATGATCTTCTATGCCGGACCCATCCGGAGTGCCGGGGGGACGGCACAGGCACTTTCGGTGCTTGTCGGTGATTACGTGCGCCAGAAACTGGGCATCAACCGGTACATCCCAAGGGAGGTGGAGGTGGAACGATATATCGAGGAGATCCGGCAGTACAACTCGATCATGAACCTCCAGTATCTCCCGAGCGAGGCGGAGATCCGGCTGATTATCGAGAACTGCCCGGTTTGCATCGATGGCGAAGCCACCGAGCAGGAGGAAGTGTCGGGGCACCGTAATCTCGAACGTGTTGAGACCAACACGGTAAGGGGCGGGATGGCGCTTGTTATCGGGGAAGGTATCGCCGGCAAGGCCCGCAAGCTCAAGAGCCGGGTTGAGAAGATGCAGATGCAGGGCTGGGACTGGCTCGACAAACTCATCGCCGGTGCCTCGAAGTCCGGTGACGAGGAGAAATTTGTGGGTGTCAAGCCCCTCGACAAGTACCTCCGCGACCTGATTGGTGGGAGGCCGGTCTTTGCCTACCCGATGCGAAAAGGCGGATTCCGGCTCCGGTACGGCCGTTCGCGCAACACCGGGTTTGCCACAGCCGGCTTTCACCCGTCCACCCTGTATGTGCTGGGCGAGTTCCTTGCAACCGGCACCCAGATGAAGACCGAGCGGCCGGGCAAGGCCTGCGGGGTCGTGCCGGTGGATTCGATCGAAGGTCCGACCGTGCGCCTGACCAGTGGCGACGTGCTCAGGATCGATGACGAAGCCACGGCAAAGCGGCTCCAGCCCGTGATCGAGCGGATCCTTGACGTGGGAGAGATTCTTATCTCGTACGGGGAATTTTTAGAAAACAACCACCCGCTGGTACCTTCCGGCTACTGCGACGAGTGGTGGCTTCTCGACAGCGAACCGGGCACAAAATCCCCAAAAGACGAGGGGGAGGCGCTGGCATTTGCCCGGGCCGGGGGGTATCTCCATCCCGCTTACACGTGGTTCTGGGACGATATCACCATGGACCAGATCCGCACGCTTGCCGATGCGGTTGCGGGTACCGGGAAGATTGTCGATGACAATCTCCAGCTCCCGCTTGAACCGGTGACCAAGGATATTCTCGAAACCCTGCTCATCCCCCACATCGTGCGGGACGGGTACGTGAAGATCCAGCTGTACCCTGCATTCATCGCCTGCCTTGGGCTGGATGAATCGCTGAAGAAACGCGGTGTTGTCTGGGACAATGCCACGGATACCAACCAGCTTGACCTTGTCAAGCACCTTTCCGGGTTTAAGATGCGTTCGCGTTCGGGAACGCGGATTGGCGGGCGTATGGGTAGGCCGGGGAAATCCAAGCCCCGGAAGATGAATCCTCCCCCGCATGTCCTCTTCCCCCTCGGAGACACCGGGGGTGCCCGGCGGTCGTTCCAGTCCGCTTCGACTCATATCGAGCAGATGGACCAGAACGATACCGAGATCGGCATCCAGAAGGAGAGCGGGATCATCGAGATCGAAGTCGGCCGCCGGCGCTGCTCCCAGTGTGGGGAGATCACGTATCTCAACCGGTGCGACAAGTGCGGGGGGCATACTGTCGCAGTTTTCACCTGTACCAAGTGCGGGAGGGAAACTGATCTGCCCCGGTGTCCCGCATGTGACGGACAGGCCACCTGCTCCCAGCGGATCAAGCTGGATGTGAAAGGGGAATATGCCAAGGTGATGGCCCGTCTCGGGATGAAAACCGATGCGGTCGCGCTCGTCAAGGGAGTCAAGGGCATGATCTCGAAGGAGAAGTCCGTCGAGGCTATGGAGAAGGGGGTTCTGCGAGGGATCCAGAACATCTGGGTCTTTAAGGATGGGACTACGCGGTTTGACATGATCGACCTGCCCCTCACCCACATCCGTCCCGATGAAGTGCGGGTGCCGGTCGAGAAACTCCGATCGCTGGGCTACACCAAAGACACGCACGGATATGATCTCCAGAATGGCAAACAAGTGGTCGAGCTCCATGCACAGGATCTCCTTGTCTCGGATTCCTGCGCCGAGTACATGGTGAGCGTGGCAAAGTTCATGGACGACCTGCTGGTGAAAGTCTACGGCCTTCCCCCGTTCTACAACATCGAGAAACCCGATGATCTCGTGGGGCATCTCGTTATTGGCCTTGCCCCCCACACGAGTGCCGGGGTGCTTGCTCGGATCATCGGGTTCACCCGGGCAGATGTAGGCTATGCCCACCCATTCTTCCACGCGGCCAAGCGGCGAAACTGTTTCTTTGGCGATACGATGATCGAGGTGTATGATGGGAAGTTATGGGCCCGGCACCCTATCCGGAAGTTCGTGCTGGAAAATTTCGATGTGAGCCGCCCGGGTCTCGACCAGCTCGGAACCTATTACTCGGACCCGGCCCGCCCGTATTTCACCCGCGCCATCGATACGAATGGCGTGATGCATATCCGGAAGGTCACGACGGTCTCCATTCATCGCTCCCCGGCTACCCTGCTCCGGATCACGACTGCGCTTGGAAAGGATATCGCTGTCACCCCCGATCACGCGATGCTTGTCTGGGATACTGCGTATCTCAGGAAGATACGGGCGCTCGAACTTAAGGTCGGGGACGCGTTGCCGGTGCTGGAGGGCATGAATGTTATTTCGGATCGCATCCGTGCCATCGATATCGTGCCGGCCCCAGAGGAACGGGTTTACTGCCTGACCGTTGCCGACGACCATACCCTAGTGGCAAACGGGATCTTCACCGGCCAGTGCGATGGCGATGAGGACTGCATCATGCTCCTGTTGGACGGGCTGATCAACTTCTCGCGCTCGTTCCTTCCCCAGAACCGGGGCGGGTCGATGGATGCCCCGCTCGTGCTGACGAGCCGAATCGATCCTGCCCAGATCGACAAGGAAGCCCTGAACGTCGATGTTTGCGATCACTACCCGATCGAAGTCTACACCGGGGCCCTCAACTATATCGAGCCCAAGACGATTGTAAAACTCATTGACCGGGTCGAGAACCGTATCGGCACTCCTGCCCAGCTCGAAGGGTTCCAGTTCACCCACGACACCTCGGATATCTCATCCGGTCCTATCGAATCGATGTACACCCAGCTCAAGTCGATGACCGACAAGCTCGAGGCCGAACTGGTGCTGGCAGAGAAGATCCGGGCGGTTGATGCTGACGATGTTGCGGAGCGTGTGCTCAACACGCACTTCATCCGGGACCTGATGGGTAACCTGTCGGCGTTCTCGAAGCAGAAGTGCCGGTGCACGAAGTGCAACACGAGCTACCGCAGGATGCCGCTTTCGGGCAAGTGCGTCAAGTTCAAGGGCAAGCACCCGTGCAATGGCAACATCATCGCCACGGTGCACGAAGGCTCGGTAAAGAAGTATCTCGAGATGTCCCGCGAGATCTGCCGGAAGTACAAGGTCTCGGAGTACACCAAGCAGCGGGTCGAAGTTATCGATCTTGCGATCCAGTCCACGTTCGGCGAGGAGAAGGAGCAGCAGCTGGGCTTGGCGGATTTTATGTGA
- the rimI gene encoding ribosomal-protein-alanine N-acetyltransferase codes for MIRPHDLVTYPLPLIRRAIPSDLAAIVAIEKECFIDPWEMPVFLEALTYYPTTYFVAVCDGQVVGFVVGGLEDNGENIYGHLCNLGISPMYRHKGIGRLLVRRVEHQFALELATAVQLEVRVSNTAAQQFYKRLGYRHVFGIDQYYANGEDAFVMMKWFRF; via the coding sequence ATGATCCGACCCCATGATCTTGTGACCTATCCGCTGCCCTTGATACGGCGGGCAATACCCTCTGATCTCGCGGCGATTGTAGCTATTGAGAAAGAGTGCTTTATCGACCCGTGGGAAATGCCGGTCTTTTTAGAGGCGCTCACCTATTACCCGACCACCTACTTTGTTGCAGTCTGCGACGGTCAGGTAGTGGGCTTTGTGGTGGGTGGGCTCGAAGATAATGGCGAGAATATCTACGGCCATCTCTGCAACCTGGGGATCAGCCCGATGTACCGCCATAAAGGGATCGGCAGGCTGCTTGTGCGCCGGGTAGAACACCAGTTTGCCCTCGAACTTGCAACCGCAGTCCAGCTCGAAGTGCGGGTATCCAACACGGCAGCGCAGCAGTTTTACAAACGGCTGGGTTACCGGCACGTGTTCGGGATTGACCAGTACTATGCAAACGGGGAAGATGCGTTTGTGATGATGAAGTGGTTCCGGTTCTGA
- a CDS encoding ATP phosphoribosyltransferase, with protein sequence MITIALPKGSLEAQTLQLFKEADLEVKRTDRDYNPRIADDRIGKIKILRPQEIPTYVEKGYFDIGISGLDWVNETNSDVVEVANLSYSKTGEGNVKIVIAVHRDEPIENVSQIRPNSRVTTEYPELTRKFFEDLKIPVQMFHSFGASEAKVPDLMDVVVDLTETGTTLRKNGLKIIGQIMESHTVICANKASWADPVKRREIEEIRTLLFGVIEARNKVLLTMNVPSASMEKIVAALPAMKKPTVSQLHGIDYYSIQTVVQKNMVNQLIPRLKACGAEDILEIPITKIVP encoded by the coding sequence ATGATTACCATCGCACTCCCGAAAGGCAGCCTTGAAGCACAGACACTCCAGCTCTTCAAGGAAGCAGACCTTGAGGTCAAGCGCACGGACCGCGATTACAATCCCCGCATTGCTGATGATCGGATCGGCAAGATCAAGATCCTGCGCCCGCAGGAGATCCCCACGTACGTGGAGAAGGGCTATTTTGATATAGGCATCTCTGGTCTTGACTGGGTGAACGAGACCAACTCGGATGTCGTGGAGGTGGCCAACCTCTCGTACAGCAAGACCGGGGAAGGCAACGTAAAGATCGTGATCGCGGTCCACCGTGACGAGCCCATCGAAAATGTCTCCCAGATCCGCCCGAACAGCCGGGTGACGACCGAATACCCTGAGCTCACGAGGAAGTTTTTCGAAGATCTGAAAATTCCCGTCCAGATGTTCCATTCATTCGGTGCATCTGAGGCAAAAGTCCCCGATCTCATGGATGTTGTTGTCGACCTGACCGAGACCGGCACCACGTTGCGCAAGAACGGGCTGAAGATCATCGGGCAGATCATGGAGTCCCACACGGTGATCTGTGCGAACAAGGCAAGCTGGGCAGACCCGGTGAAGCGTCGGGAGATCGAAGAGATCCGGACGCTGCTCTTTGGCGTCATTGAAGCAAGAAACAAGGTGCTCCTGACCATGAACGTTCCTTCTGCATCGATGGAGAAGATTGTTGCAGCCCTGCCAGCAATGAAAAAGCCGACGGTGAGCCAGCTCCATGGGATCGATTATTACAGTATCCAGACGGTTGTGCAGAAAAATATGGTGAACCAGCTGATCCCCCGGCTCAAGGCGTGTGGGGCAGAAGATATCCTGGAGATCCCGATAACGAAGATTGTGCCGTAG
- a CDS encoding lysine transporter LysE: protein MFFRSDEWKSRTGTYMDPSLFIQGMIIGLTLAVPVGPIALMCIQRAVTDGRFHGIVSGIGVATADSFYAGVTFFGLTAISGLIIAHQFSLRLAAGVVLILVGIRIILIIPAPLTVKTEHETYVKDYLSMVAIAIANPLTLIFFVAILPGFGVVFYENSLLSASEFVGGVFFGSTLWWIILCGSIGSVRSRISAEKLRFINRISGVMIVCFGVGMLVLLALPYVQG from the coding sequence ATGTTCTTCCGGTCAGACGAGTGGAAAAGCCGAACAGGTACGTACATGGATCCTAGTCTATTCATCCAGGGAATGATCATCGGCCTCACGCTTGCTGTACCCGTGGGTCCGATTGCTCTCATGTGTATCCAGCGGGCAGTTACTGATGGCAGGTTTCACGGGATCGTATCGGGTATCGGGGTGGCAACGGCTGATTCGTTTTATGCCGGCGTCACTTTTTTCGGCCTGACTGCCATATCCGGGCTGATCATTGCTCACCAGTTCTCCCTCCGGCTCGCTGCCGGCGTGGTATTGATACTTGTCGGGATACGCATCATCCTCATAATACCTGCACCCCTCACGGTGAAAACCGAACATGAAACATACGTCAAGGATTACCTTTCTATGGTTGCCATCGCGATCGCCAACCCTTTAACGCTCATTTTCTTTGTTGCAATCCTGCCCGGCTTTGGCGTGGTATTTTATGAAAATTCTCTTCTGTCCGCATCGGAGTTTGTCGGGGGTGTTTTTTTTGGCTCAACACTCTGGTGGATCATTCTCTGCGGATCGATAGGTTCGGTCCGTTCCCGCATCAGTGCTGAGAAACTGAGGTTTATCAACCGGATATCCGGGGTGATGATTGTCTGCTTTGGTGTGGGGATGCTGGTTCTGCTTGCACTACCTTACGTGCAGGGATAG
- a CDS encoding PBS lyase has protein sequence MTLQNSQDVPGKSDDQKIGDLIAALGNASIDIRHEAVQALGEYGACAVPFLVKALADATDNDHRWYAAVALSRIGGLAIASLIAAMKVNKEPDFRRYAAAALGNMGAPAVEPIIDAMASDDADLRGNLSRALCRIGKPAVEPLTRRLDDADALLRTCASLTLWQMGETGIPSMVEKIQGENDKA, from the coding sequence ATGACACTGCAGAATTCCCAAGATGTCCCCGGCAAATCCGATGACCAGAAGATCGGGGATCTTATCGCTGCACTGGGAAACGCGTCTATCGATATCCGGCACGAGGCGGTACAGGCACTCGGGGAGTATGGTGCATGTGCGGTACCGTTCCTGGTAAAGGCACTTGCCGATGCTACGGACAATGATCACCGCTGGTACGCGGCAGTTGCCCTCTCCCGGATCGGCGGGCTGGCAATTGCATCCCTGATTGCTGCGATGAAGGTGAATAAGGAACCGGATTTCCGGCGCTATGCCGCAGCGGCTCTCGGGAATATGGGTGCACCTGCCGTTGAACCAATCATTGATGCAATGGCGAGCGATGATGCAGACCTGAGGGGCAATCTCTCGCGTGCGCTCTGCCGGATAGGAAAACCTGCGGTTGAGCCGCTCACCCGGCGGCTGGATGATGCCGATGCACTCCTCCGCACCTGTGCGTCGCTGACCCTTTGGCAGATGGGCGAGACGGGTATTCCTTCGATGGTGGAGAAGATTCAGGGTGAGAACGATAAGGCTTGA